GTGCACCGCGTACACGGATGGGACGAAGCTCGGCGTGGAGATGGCCCTTTTGGCCAACGCCCTGAACCTCAAGACGCCCATGCCTGGGATGCATGGCCCCAAAGCCGACCACGTAAGAGAGGTACATGACCTTTTCGACCTAGAAGCGCTCTGGAAGGAGCACGGTCCCGTAGTAGATTACATTCTAGGGGCCGAACCGAACGGGGGCGTGTTCGCCGTCGGATACTGCGAGGACGCTTACCAACAGCGGATGATGGAGTACTACAAGAGGGGCGAGGGGCCGTTCTACATCTTCTACCGTCCCTATCACCTGTGCCACGTAGAGGCGATGGACGCCATTGCGACCGCCGTTCTTGATGATCGCTCGCTCCTGCAGCCGGAGCACGGGCACGTGGCCGACGTATACGCCTACGCCAAAAAAGATCTTGTCCCCGGTGATCAGCTCGACGGCATCGGGGGCTACGCGTGCTACGGCCTGATCGAGAATTGCGCTAATCAAGACCGGCAGCCGGGCATTCCGGTGACCCTAGCCGATGATGTGCGCGTGACCACCAAAATTGAGAAGGACGAGAAGATTCCGGTATCGGCGGTCGAGATGGACGGAGACCGTGCAGATCTTCAATTGTACAGGAAGTCGCTCGCGTCTTGCCAGGCCCCAACCGTCGAGGCTTTTTCTGAGGCCCGTCCGTAGCCTTCTCTCAAGGAAGCCCGCTACTCTCGGCTTCACGAATCGACCCATCCCATGAGCGACCGAAACCTTCCGGAGCCCAGTGAGGCCCTGCAGAACGTTCGCCGTCTTCTCGCCTACGTGCCCCGAGCGCTGACTCTCATGTGGGAGGCTGCCGCCCGCTGGATGATTGCGTGGGGAATCCTCCTGGTTATTCAAGGCCTTCTTCCGGGAGCCAGCGTCTATCTGACGAAGTGGGTCTTGGATGGCGCCTCCCAAGCGATTGGGAAAGGCTTGGCGTGGGGGAATGCCCAGCTGATCGTCATTCCGGGCGGGCTTATGGCACTTGTGCTCCTTCTCCAACAGGTCGCCCAGGCCGTCAATGGATGGGTGCAGACCTCTCAGGCTCAGCACGTCGAGGACCACATTCAGAACCGAATTCACGACCAGGCCGGTCGGCTTGACCTTGCTTTTTACGAGTCTTCCGACTACTACGACACCCTCAATCAGGCCAGTAGCCAGGCCAGCAACAAATCTTTGGAGGTGCTGCAACAACTAGGGGGGCTTTTGCAGAACGGCATCACACTGGCTACAATTGCCGGCATTCTCGTTCCGTACGGGCTCTGGATCCCACTAGTGCTCATCTTTAGCACCCTTCCGGCCCTCTACGTGGTAGTCAAGCATAACCAGAAGTACCACGACTGGTGGGAGAGACGAACCATGAATCGCCGGCGGGCGCAGTACTACCATTTGATCCTGACGTACGACTACGCGGCACAGGAAATGAGAGCCTTCGATCTGACCGATCACTTCGCCGAGGCGTACAGTGACATTCGGGACTGGCTTCGAGGTGAGCGCATCGAGCTCGAAAAGAACAAGGGCTTGGCGACGATTGGGGCTGGGCTGACGGCTCTCGCCGCGATGGGGATTGTGATGGGAATCATGGCGTGGCGGGCCATGCGCGGGCTCGCGACAATCGGCGATCTGGGGCTGTTCTACCGGTCCTTCCGAGAAGGGCAGGGCTTGATGCGGAGTTTGCTCCAGAATGCGGGGAAGCTCTACACGAATGCCATGTTTCTTGAACACCTGTTCGACTTCCTATCGTTCGAGCCGACAATCCAAAACCCGGATAAGCCACGAGATGACTTGCCCGTTCCGCAACAGCACGTCGCCTTTGAAGACATCTCGTTTCACTACCCGGAGACCGATGCTCACGTGCTAAAAGACTTTTCCTTAACCATCCCTGCCCAAAAAGTAACGGCCATTGTCGGTGAAAATGGAGCCGGCAAAACGACTCTGTCGAAGCTTCTTGGCCGCCTCTACGACCCACAGGAGGGGCGTGTGCTCGTCGATGGGATTGACATCCGTGATTATCGTGTCGAAGATCTACGCAAACAGATCACGACGCTGTTTCAGCAGCCGATTCAATACCAGGCCACAGTAGCCAAGAACATAGTTGTGGGTGACATCCGCCGTGAGCCCGATCCGGACGCGCTCAGGGATGCGGCCCGCCGGGCCATGATCCACGAGACAATCATGAAGCTTCCGGATGGATACGAGACACAACTGGGCCAGTGGTTCAGGGGTGGGACAGATCTGAGCGGGGGGCAGTGGCAACGGATTGCCTTGGCTCGGGCGTACTACCGTGACGCCCCCATCGTCATCCTCGACGAGCCGACGAGTGCGATGGACTCGTGGGCCGAGAACGAGTGGCTACAAAGCTTTGGCCGTCTCGTGGACGAGGGACGCACGGCGTTCATCATCACCCACCGCTTCACGACCGCGATGCACGCGGACATCATCCACGTGATGGACAACGGCGAGATCATTGAGTCGGGAA
This portion of the Salinibacter grassmerensis genome encodes:
- a CDS encoding ABC transporter ATP-binding protein, with product MSDRNLPEPSEALQNVRRLLAYVPRALTLMWEAAARWMIAWGILLVIQGLLPGASVYLTKWVLDGASQAIGKGLAWGNAQLIVIPGGLMALVLLLQQVAQAVNGWVQTSQAQHVEDHIQNRIHDQAGRLDLAFYESSDYYDTLNQASSQASNKSLEVLQQLGGLLQNGITLATIAGILVPYGLWIPLVLIFSTLPALYVVVKHNQKYHDWWERRTMNRRRAQYYHLILTYDYAAQEMRAFDLTDHFAEAYSDIRDWLRGERIELEKNKGLATIGAGLTALAAMGIVMGIMAWRAMRGLATIGDLGLFYRSFREGQGLMRSLLQNAGKLYTNAMFLEHLFDFLSFEPTIQNPDKPRDDLPVPQQHVAFEDISFHYPETDAHVLKDFSLTIPAQKVTAIVGENGAGKTTLSKLLGRLYDPQEGRVLVDGIDIRDYRVEDLRKQITTLFQQPIQYQATVAKNIVVGDIRREPDPDALRDAARRAMIHETIMKLPDGYETQLGQWFRGGTDLSGGQWQRIALARAYYRDAPIVILDEPTSAMDSWAENEWLQSFGRLVDEGRTAFIITHRFTTAMHADIIHVMDNGEIIESGTHEELVDQEGHYAESWRNQVEHGWRAADTGPENAPVSPPVSSGTPPQS